The genomic window GAAGCCGGGCCACGGTTGGGTtcccgcgggctcgggcggccCGGGAGGCGACCCGGTGTCCGGCATGGCTCGTCCGCTTCTCccgccgacgaacgcgttTCTAACGCGGTTGTTGTCGCCTGTGGGTAAGACGCCCTCGCTGCTCGGATGCGACTTGGCGCGGGGATGGAATGACCGGAGCGAACGGCAACCCTGAGAAAGTCCCTCTTCGGGGAGCGGGATATTTTGGCAGTGCGCCAATTCGACGGCACGGGACGAGTTGATCAGCCTCTGATGAGACTGTTTGCCTGTGCCGAGCTGCCGAGAGTCCGTGAGCGTCGATCAGCGCGAGTGACGTGCCCAACCCTGGAGGAAGGAACCCTCGTCGTGCACCTGCGCGCCACAGAGCGACTCGCCATGTCCGCAccgatgcgccgcgcggcgaccctgGGACTCAGGGTCGCCCTTCGTagctccaccgccgccccggcggcgcattgctccaccgcgtacgccgcgcccgtcgcgtccttcgcgcgagcgcgtcacCATCCCTCGCCGTGGACGGACGTCTCACGagggttcgccgccgagagcgacgacgacttcaaACCCAAGGTTcacgccaccggcggcgacgaggttcaggcggcgatcgcgcagGACGTCAAGGAGAACAGGGTGCTGCTGTACATGAAGGGaacgccctccgcgccccggTGCGGGTTCAGCAACATGGCGGTGCAGATCCTCAACTTTCACAACGCGGACTTTGCGAGCCGCGACGTGCTGGCCAGCGAGGAGCTCAGGAACGGCATCAAGGAGTTCACGTCGTGGCCCACGATTCCTCAGGTg from Micromonas commoda chromosome 11, complete sequence includes these protein-coding regions:
- a CDS encoding glutaredoxin-like protein (has GRX_PICOT-like domain), whose protein sequence is MRRAATLGLRVALRSSTAAPAAHCSTAYAAPVASFARARHHPSPWTDVSRGFAAESDDDFKPKVHATGGDEVQAAIAQDVKENRVLLYMKGTPSAPRCGFSNMAVQILNFHNADFASRDVLASEELRNGIKEFTSWPTIPQVFIDGEFVGGCDILRQMHSDGELEKLLKKAA